The Pleuronectes platessa chromosome 11, fPlePla1.1, whole genome shotgun sequence DNA segment aaaatacataatttaataAACTTCTAAATCAAACGATGATgtgtttattaaaacatttgaaaaaacggTCCTGTAGGGGGACACGAAAAATTTGCAGTAAAAAGCAACCaaggaaaaatatatacaatcttaaatattattataccTTTGTTACACATGCTTGAAAAAAGGCCACAGGGTTTATCACAGGGCTGTTAAggatttcttcatatttacatcatATTGGAGCGTTGTGTTGAAgaagctgagctgagctgcaaGTTCTGCTGGTTGATCAACGTTCTGACCCTCAGGGGAAATCATACCTTGTCTATGACTGTGGCCAGATGCTGGGTGCAGGACAGGGACTGGAAGAGCTCTATGCACAGCAGGGAGGACACAGAGTGAGGCAACATGTGCTGGATGGTGCTGGGTGACGTGGCGATGCCGAAGATGAACATCAGCGGCAGACGTTCGATGTACAGACTGCGGAGTAGAGACAAGAGTCGACTTAATGAAGATTCTTCAGGCGGCTGTAAAAGCAGATTTGTTTAGGAACTTAATAAAACGATGATCAAATCGCATATAAAGAATTGGTTCAACTCAGGAGTTCATGGTTACCTgcagatgaggatgaaggattGAAGAACCCTTGGATTGAAAGCCTCCAagtctttaaaaataattacGACAGGAGGCTGTTGTTGCTCATCTTTGGCTGGAGAACTTCGCTTCTTTCCAGGAGTACCACCGCTGGATTTCTGACATAGacataaacatgtatttttaaaatatcagctgaaaaaatttaatttcatCAAGCTACACCTTCCATTCTCACCTTTCTTTTTGTGTTGTACCAGTCGCACAGTGTACCGAGGGAGCAGTGGGCGCCCTTGAGGAGCGGAGCACTCGTctgctcagcctcctcctcttcctcatcatcatccacgGCCACATCTGTGCCTGTTAACTTCTCCAGCACCCTCTTCATCAAATGCTTCAATGCTGAAATGatgaagcagaaatataaaCTTGAAAGCTCGAACTGAGAGGCTTTCAGTAGAGGCCCAACAGTCCGCTTAAAATCAACAAATCTGAACTAAATCAAAcgcactcatagatatcagtcccctgaatatgCCTGATTCTTTCACCAAGATCTATttattatttcctgggaaaatggggaaaatgtcaaaaacaccacatctcacaattttaaataaagtggattcctggatctgctcctaTGACCCGGATCTGCATCAAAAAAATGTACGGATTCTTCCCTGACACTCACCACATCCATCCAAagggtttcatggaaatctgtgtaATTTTTATTGTGTAATAAagctttcaaacaaacaaaccaagcaacaaacaaacaagatatatttgttttgataTCTCTTGGCGGAGAtatcaaaacaaacagtttCTTAGTTTCTTAAATGGAGGCTCTTACTTCCACACTCCTTGGCCTGGACCGAGGCCACATGAGGGGTGACAGACTGCTGGAGCTGCTCCGACAGACTCTGGAAGGTCATGTCATGATCTGGGACGTTCACACCTGCAGAGGGCAAGGTAGGACAAGCGAGTCAGGCTAAATGTATTAAGCCCTCAAAAGGCAAAGTGAAAGGATGATGAATATAGAGTCAGCAAACGTCTGTGTACCAAGGACTAGAGCTGCAGTGGGTATCTCACTGGCTCTCATCTTCGACGCCCAGTCACTGTGTTGACGAGTGGAAGAGCATTTCCTGGTTAGGTCCAACAAACTGTCCAGGACTTTCCTGTTGAGCTCATCCTGTAAGACCTTACgtgcaggaaaagaaaatatgGTGAATATAGTCTtcttactttaatgcacttagTGGATACAGCAGTTTGTTCAAAATCTGTTGAACAGTGCAAAGGGTTTGAAAATGTATCTTGTTGTTCTTCTAAAGGGACCCAGTGGTAATGTGATGATGATATATTTTacctctgtgtctgttttgaTTCGCTCCCACAGAAGCTGACAGAGCTTGAATCGTACTTCACTGTTTTCAGCACCTTCACAGCCGTCAGTGAAATGGTCctctgaggaggaaacaaggCAGAGAATAAGTTTTTATTAAGTATAAGAGTTATTTGTCAGATGTAAGATAACATAGATTCAGTGGTATATTGAAAAGAAAACCATTGTACGTTAAATAtaatgcatataaataaaatccaGCTCGATATCAAATATTATACTATTCTTTTTATTAAGACgataaggaaaaataaatcagagttcaatataaatcaaattaatattattaCAATACTACTATATGAAGATAAaccaaacattaaataaaatatagagctcaatataaataaaataaatatgagaTACAATACTAAGATATGAAGATACAAAGAGAACATAGAATAAATACAtcaatataaatcaaatcaaatagaaAACTATTGAGTGAGAGGATGTGAGTGACATGTGAACATACAAGTTATGATTATTACAGTCACGTGTCACGTGGCAGCTTTAAACAAACGACACGTTCTTCTCGATCTGAGCAGAACTCACCTAAactcagctgcttcttcttcttcttcgcacttggtttgaaaacaaaacagccCTGAAACGTCAGCGGCCATAACGTGAgtcaacagcaacaacaacacacagaggaactttGACGCCATGTTTACGTGACTTGTAACTTCAGAATGGGACTTTACCTTCGACACAGATGAAGTCGACATGTCAGGACAGTTTTATATCAGAGTTCAACGCTGGAAGTTGAGTGGAAAGAAAATGTGGATTTAAAATGACGGCAGCTACCACCTCCCGCCAACGTGACGTAGCCGGAAGAGGCTTTGTTCAGCTGTAGACGTCTGTTCCGCTGTGTTCACAAGTTTGTCGTCGTCCTAAATTCTTAAGTCGTTGCTCATGATAAAGTAAAGTTACGGTCATACCCATGTTTCAAAAATATAAACTGACATGTGACCGTGAGCCTTTTGTTAAATTAAGTAGAATCTCTGTAGTTTTAGACGCTgtagtttgtttctgtttaacATTGATGTTCTTGAACACCCTCCTTGTAGCGGTCTCACTCATATCCTTAGATGGCAGAAAAATTTTAATATGATACTCACACATTGCttctaatatatttatattaatacattcataatttaaaaagtTATGTTTACAGCTTCATACTTTTATTTCGTAGTGTATTGTTGGTATATATTTAGCTGCATGTCAGCATTTCATTTGAATGCactgtatattatatttaaggTCTCATAAAACAAGGAAGGAAAACAGAGCTgtcagtattttatttaatccTCTTGGTGTTTATTGAGATAAATATTTATGATACAACTTTATAGTAGGGTTCTGTGTATTAGTGAATTCTGCTAACTTAATATGCATAATAAATcatctaaatattttttgtataatGAAAAGTAGCAAACTTGTgctttaagttaaaaaaaacaggggGACAGTGTATTAATGTCAGTATCCTGATGAGTAAATGTTATCTATTGTAATCTAAAGTCTATATAATATCAGAGACAAATACTTGCTGACcatattttacaaaaagaaaatggtaacattattaaaaagtaacattttattgaACACTTTGTGGAAGACATGTAAATATTACAGATAGGTCTACTAGTGTTGAAAAaggataaaataaatacaaacagaacTTGAAATCCCATAGGgatatataaaaacagtttttctttaaaagtcTCCAtttagcaaaagaaaaaaaaaacatcctcagTACTAAGCATAAATACAAACAAGTTTCTAAAATCTATGCCCTAAAGATTACCTGGTTATTATATCTAACATACATAGTTAAAATCATCCAAGACATTATTTCTTTAAGTACAAAATAGGCCGTCTCATTGTAATCTGTGACCGTGAGTGTGAACAACTGGAAATCTGGTGCATTAACAAATCATTCTGCAGCATAACTTCTCAAATCCTGAGTGAGATTGAGTTGAGAACGAAGTACGGGGCTATGATCCACTGTTCAGCCACTTTTTGATCATGACCATGGGCTTCATGTCTTGTAGCTGCTTTAGCAACAGATCAGCACcgtctgaaaatgttttatccATCACTATCTTGACATTGTTTACCGATTTTAGATTAAGTGGGTTTCTGAAGTCTACCAGATTTTCACAGCCCCTAAACTCATCAGTTATTTTACTCTTCATCGCGGATCTCTGTTTGTGAGTTTGCTGTCTTTTGGACGGCAGCTCGGCACCAGGTTTGTCACTTGATTTCCGTTTGGAAGAGTGGGTGGACTCTGAGGTTTCCAAGAACTTAAGGAAGGAGTCCTCAAGTCCTAAAGGTTTGAAAGACCCTGACATAACCACATCGTCATGTTGTTCTTGGGCTGTGGGGGTACCAGGATTTGAGTTCTCTCTCGAACTGTTAACAGTCAAACGATTCCTAAGGGATTGCATCCTCTCCGGACAGGCTGGTGTTGGACGTGCAGGTTTTCTGGGACGCCCTCTTTTCACTCCGCATTCTGTCCCAGTGGAAGCTTGAGATTCTGCACTATCGTCGTTGGAAAGCTTGCTGTCTTCTTGGCTTGCTCTGTCCATCAGATCATCCATTTTCTCGTCACTGGACTTCTCCGCCTCGTCTGGCTCCGTCTCCTCAGAGGACGAACTTGACGCGCCCTCAGATTTATTTGCATCTTTGAATCTGGCGCGCGAGTACTTTTTGCAGAAAATGAACTGACTCCTCTGGTCTTCAATGTATCTTTCTGTGAGGCCATGAGTGGTGTAATGCTTGAATATATTCCTCTCAGCCCGCTCAACTGCATCACAGCCTATGATCATGCACGGGTACTGCAGCGCGGACTTCTTGGTGCACATAGCTGATGCCTCCTCGTGGGATTTTAGTGTTGGTTTCCCGAAACTAGTCCAATGTTCAATGGACTTGGCTTCTTTCTTTTTagagtttttcttcttcattttgaatttgttttccaCATTCTCTTTCCCATTAGACTCTGTGAAAAGCCCGAATGATTTGGTCCTTCTTCCGTCACTTGCTCTGGGATCATAAACATATTCGTGCTTTTTGATCAGGTGGCGGAGGAGGTTGGACTTTGTAGTGTATATGCGGTCGCATCCATCATATTCGCACTTGTAGGTTGTATCAACTGAGCCGCTCTCAGTGATGGCGATTTCCTTGTGGTAATTCTTAATGTGCTCGATGTACTTTTCCACAGAGGTGAAGGGGAGATCGCAATCGGGCCGGTCACAGTTGAAAGTCGCTATGGTCATGCTGGCCATCATGGCCGTAGCTTTGTCTCGGGTGAACTTGTGAAGTAAGAGGTAATGCTGCACTAACCGTGTGATTCCCATGAACACCCTGGAGCAGTTTTTCACTTGACACCTGACTTCATTGTCTTTTCCTATGCTCGGACTGCTCTCTTCTCCATTTTCAATGCTTGTCATTTCAGGCTCAGTCTCGGGTTTGGCGGCGGGCAGCGTTGCCTGATGCATAGCCCTGTAGTGGAGAATCAGATTTTGCTGAATGGTGAACGCAGCGGTACATCCCTCATGGACACAGCGATATGGTCTGTACGGACTGTACGCGTCTAATGCCTCACACATTTTGAGGCTCAGCTTTTTCTGaagtttctctttcctctggGAATCGTCCTTAGTTGGCGTGTTTTTGGAGCTGCTGGGTTTCtccggggaggaagaggaagatgcagTGGGAGAGCTGAACTTTCGCTCCCTCACTTTGCTCGATGCTGGATCAGATCTTCCTCGCTGCTCCTTTTCTCTGCCAAGTGGACTGAGTTTCTCTTTTAGATTAGATGTATGTTTCCCATCTGGACTCTGGTTTACAGCAGCCACTGTAGGTTGCTCGGGGGTTAGATCAGGGCCTGGTGCCGCCTCGCTGAATGATCCCTCGTTTAGATAGTTCTGAGGTGATGGCAGTCTTGTAACCGTTAACACATTAGGTGGCACGCCCTCTTTTACTGCAACTCCTGTTGAAGTGATGTGATGAACTGCAGGATAGTTTTCATTGTCCATCTGAGGTGCAATTGCAATGTCAAGCGGTTCTTGTTTGATAGCTGGTATCACAGGTGCAGACTGCGACGTGGAGCTGGTGTTGGCATCAGTGGCTGCAGGGCTACTTATCGCATCATCTTGGCTCAGTCTAAATGTACGCCTGTTTCGAGCAGTCATCTTTAGCTTCTGCATTTCTGCCTTAGACAATCGATGGACTTTTTCATAGTGAATTCTCAAGCCTGTGGTTCTGGTGAACGTTTTGGGGCAAATCTGACAAGGGTACGGGGACAGTTTGGATGGtgttcttttcatttcctctatCATTTCATTAGAGTAATCGTGCATTTTACACAAGTGTTTGAAAAGCGCCTCCTTTGTCATGAAGGAACAATCACAATCTTCCTGGTCACATTTAAAAGGTTTAGGTATCTTTTCAGTGGGCTTGTCATTACTTTTACTCAGGCTTTTACTTTTTTCTCTGTCAGCGGCTTTGTCAGAATCCCTGACTTTCTGCTCTGAGGACAGTGCGTTCCGCATCTTCTCTTGAGCAGCCTCAATCAAATCCAACCTTTGAAAGGCATGTGAGATTTCCATCAGGTGATCCTCTTGATAAGGTACAGCGAGGGCTGGATTAGTCATCTCTGCAGCCTTCCCCTGCTGGTTTTCAGGGGGGAAGGAGTTGGGGTAGTCCATTATATTTGTAGTTTGGGGCTCCTGTTTCAACACCATAGGTGAAGTCAAAGTTGTCAAGCTACCGGATTCCTGTGAGAAATCACCATTGTTAAACGTCGCTCCATTAGTGTCAGGGACGAGCGGGTCATTGAGGAAATCCAGAAATGACATGGGCAGATCAGCCGTCAGGTCGATCTCATCTACGGGTCTGCACTGCGAGCGTTTCGACAGGTGACCTCCAAGAGAtttggtgctggagaactccctGAAGCATCTCCTGCAGATGACTTTGCCATCCTTGATGATAGCGGGCCATTTGGTTCGCTTGCTCAACCTGCTGCGTTTTCCTTTCTGCGGGTCGGGTTCGCTGGCCTTTTCTTCTGCCAGGATGACATCACCCTCAGCACTAGGACAGTCCTCATCGTAAGGGAAATCTGTGTTGACGGCACTATGTGGACTGAGCATGCCATCCCTAGAGTTTTCCATCTGATCATAACCAGGGGTTGATATATTCTCTGTTTTAACAATGTCAAGTGTGGGTTTTAATGCAACCTGGGGCTCTGGGCTGAGACATTTCATGGGAATATTGACCGATGAGCTTTGAGCATTAGACGAGTTTTCACTCTGAGCATATGGAGTGTGGTAACCTCCTTCAGAGAGGCTGTCAATAGTTGAGATACTGTTTCCATTATCCAACTGTGCTGTCAAACTTGCCCTGTTTTTTCTCATATCTCCAGCGTCTCTGCTACCTTCAGCATGCACGAGTCCAAACTGATTCCCTCCGTTATGCATTTGCCCTCCGTTATCAAGCATCAGAGAACTAGACACGTACTGAGACATCAAACTGGACTCTGAAGGAGCCTGTGACATAGTGTGACCGATATTAGCTGCCATTGAATGATCTCTATCAGATGGAAGAGATGCCGTGGCCTGATAGGGGTCCGCCTGCCACTGAGGGTAGCTGCGGGAGGGGTAGTCATTCATGTTAAAGCCGTCTGGATAGCTGTTATTCACGGGAGGTGAAGACCATGACTGGGGCATGTCTGACTGCATCATTCCACTGGGATTGTTTGAGCTCCCCCATGACGGGTAAAGTGTGGGGTTCACCATTGGAGTGATCGGTACAGGCTCCATTGATCCCGGATAACATTGGGCAGGTGACGTTGAACATCCCACTGGGTAATCCATTTGCTGCACCTTGGGTTTATTGCATAGTACTCCTGGCTGATTTGACGGCTTGTTTCCCAGGTTCTGAGACGGGTTGGGTGAAGCTGGTCCACTCGGGATCCTTTTTGCTGTGATTTTGGCCactttgttgtatttctttgcCAACTTCCAGTCTTCAAATATTTGAGGGTGCTGCTTCTTCACATGCCTAGAAAGACTTTTGTTTGTACTGTACCCCCTTGTGCATTCGCTATATGGGCAGCAGTGCAGGTTCTCCTCACTGGCGGCACTACCAGAAGCAATGCTGGAAGGATATCCCTGCATCGAGCTGGGAATTTCTGTCTTGATTTGACCCGGGGAGATGATCTGTAGTATCGCTTTTGGAAATTCACTACCATGTACATTATTGTTATGCCCCTCTCCCGGCTGACTTGCCACAGGGTTTGCTGCTGCGGGGACAGGATATTCAGAAGGCATCTCACCTTTCCCTGGCACCTTTACTTGTACGTGCGGAGCCTCCGGTGGTAGATTTGCATCAGCTGTTGCTGTGTGAGGTTTTGTCAGTGGAGTGAAGCATTTCTCTGGTTCATTAATTTCATAATCCGCATCCGGATTCAGCATACTTGCGACGGAGTGTTTCACCCTTAGAGGAGTGGCATCATTAGAGACGTCTGGGGATCTGCACGGTGATGCGTCGGCCTGTGATGGATCATCCATGTAAGCACCTGTGCTAATCTTTTCATGGCAAACAACAGCCGAACATGTGTCTTCTTCGCTCGGAGTGCTCTGTGGGGGCGGTTGCACTTTTGGAGTGACAGGCGGGTTTTGATTTGTGAAGGGTAAATTGTTCATTGTGTCATTTGCACAATGATTTTCTTGGTGAGACAAGAACTGAGACTGTGAGTAaaatattttaccacagttttcTGTTGGGCAGGTGTATGTAAGATAATGCTGAGCTTCATGATCATACAACAAATAGGCCTCGTTGAAAACATTGCCACAGTTAGGGAACATGCACTGGGCCTTAAATTCTGGGTGTGTTTTTCTATGCATGAGGAGCTCAGAGTTGGAGTTAAAGTTGGCCTTGCAATCCAACTGTATGCAGATGTATGGTTTGGTGCCACAGTGCATCTGCAAATGATCATTAAGATGTCTGACATTAACAAACTGGCGTCTGCAGTACTGGCACACCACTTTTTGCTTTTGTATCTCTAAAAACCTCATGGCCTCCTCGTCGTCCTTGTGAGATCGGACGTGAGCCATGAGGTTACGGAAAAACTTGAAAGCCTTGGAACAGTTTTTCACGGGACAGAAACAGTCTTGACTTATCTGTGTGTCAGATGTAGTTTGCTCTATCTTAACAGAAGATGCCAATTGGTCCCCAACATGAGAGTCAATTTTAACAGGACTCATGCATGTCTTGGCGGCAACCTTTGAGTTTTTTGCTGGACTTTTAGGGGACTGAGGTGTTTTGGTTACCTTTCTTGCAGCTTTCATTGCAGCGAGTCTCTCTTTGCAGGACTGCTTTACATGCGATGCTACATGCGGCTCTAAAACCTCCCTACTTTCGAAACTGTCAGCACAGATCGGACACAGGTACACTCCATCTTTGAAATGCTTCTGAGCGTGGCGAACAATTCTGTGACCCAAGAACTCCTtgtcacacaaaacacagtacTGCATGTAGGCTCGCCAGTTTCTGAAGCGAGCGGACACGAAACCCTGCTCCCGAAGTTTTTTCGCCTCTcgatttttctctctttcatctgtGATTTCATTGAGTTCGTTCGTGGTGGTTAACAGAAAATCCTCCAGGTCTCTGTATTCAGGGAGCTTGCCAAGTGCACTTTCTACCTCTTGATCGTCTGTGTCATTAAGTGTGTCAATAGATGACACGATAGCTGCCTCCTCACCCATCAGTGCCAAGCAGTTGCGTTTCAGTGTTTTCCAGTCCCAGAACTCTGGATCAAAAGGCCACTGTGTCTTCAAGGCCAGCAGTAACTCGCAGCGTAGAGAGTTGGGTACGCGTAGACTCCCATCCTCCTCTGGCTTTTGGTCAGGTTCGTTGTACAGTGACTCCACAGCATAATAAGAGTCGACGGTAGGCTGGAGGAGGAACTCTGTCAGCTGGCATGCACGCTTA contains these protein-coding regions:
- the znf292a gene encoding zinc finger protein 292a, which codes for MAEGETEKEYDTRKAIEQLRERFQGLSAALGESPRSPPEASLLFCQDFCQVLVEHAGRWKTDEDPLPLLEVYTVAILSFAKAASCLSSECENVPLLLEKLALSCAELLLLLPLHVPGALWEEFQSSMKLAHSLLQESGSTQLCLLAVLAQQDGVWSNTTLSSILSNQNPQTEQVHEYLELEGPTLLNMRIKHLIKLDSVDKAAVLAKMCSEYPGYEGKGNFKQTYLLCVCMTKNQEQLMEEIGSIDCKDALEMICNLESEGDEKGALCLCSAFLKRQLLQGEVYCAWELTLFWSKLLMRSESSAETFLGQGKEMALLCRSVCHILFLIKVIQNEVGEVGLPVCVEMCIQALKMTSSDHKDSNSTICKTISCILPTDLEVKRACQLTEFLLQPTVDSYYAVESLYNEPDQKPEEDGSLRVPNSLRCELLLALKTQWPFDPEFWDWKTLKRNCLALMGEEAAIVSSIDTLNDTDDQEVESALGKLPEYRDLEDFLLTTTNELNEITDEREKNREAKKLREQGFVSARFRNWRAYMQYCVLCDKEFLGHRIVRHAQKHFKDGVYLCPICADSFESREVLEPHVASHVKQSCKERLAAMKAARKVTKTPQSPKSPAKNSKVAAKTCMSPVKIDSHVGDQLASSVKIEQTTSDTQISQDCFCPVKNCSKAFKFFRNLMAHVRSHKDDEEAMRFLEIQKQKVVCQYCRRQFVNVRHLNDHLQMHCGTKPYICIQLDCKANFNSNSELLMHRKTHPEFKAQCMFPNCGNVFNEAYLLYDHEAQHYLTYTCPTENCGKIFYSQSQFLSHQENHCANDTMNNLPFTNQNPPVTPKVQPPPQSTPSEEDTCSAVVCHEKISTGAYMDDPSQADASPCRSPDVSNDATPLRVKHSVASMLNPDADYEINEPEKCFTPLTKPHTATADANLPPEAPHVQVKVPGKGEMPSEYPVPAAANPVASQPGEGHNNNVHGSEFPKAILQIISPGQIKTEIPSSMQGYPSSIASGSAASEENLHCCPYSECTRGYSTNKSLSRHVKKQHPQIFEDWKLAKKYNKVAKITAKRIPSGPASPNPSQNLGNKPSNQPGVLCNKPKVQQMDYPVGCSTSPAQCYPGSMEPVPITPMVNPTLYPSWGSSNNPSGMMQSDMPQSWSSPPVNNSYPDGFNMNDYPSRSYPQWQADPYQATASLPSDRDHSMAANIGHTMSQAPSESSLMSQYVSSSLMLDNGGQMHNGGNQFGLVHAEGSRDAGDMRKNRASLTAQLDNGNSISTIDSLSEGGYHTPYAQSENSSNAQSSSVNIPMKCLSPEPQVALKPTLDIVKTENISTPGYDQMENSRDGMLSPHSAVNTDFPYDEDCPSAEGDVILAEEKASEPDPQKGKRSRLSKRTKWPAIIKDGKVICRRCFREFSSTKSLGGHLSKRSQCRPVDEIDLTADLPMSFLDFLNDPLVPDTNGATFNNGDFSQESGSLTTLTSPMVLKQEPQTTNIMDYPNSFPPENQQGKAAEMTNPALAVPYQEDHLMEISHAFQRLDLIEAAQEKMRNALSSEQKVRDSDKAADREKSKSLSKSNDKPTEKIPKPFKCDQEDCDCSFMTKEALFKHLCKMHDYSNEMIEEMKRTPSKLSPYPCQICPKTFTRTTGLRIHYEKVHRLSKAEMQKLKMTARNRRTFRLSQDDAISSPAATDANTSSTSQSAPVIPAIKQEPLDIAIAPQMDNENYPAVHHITSTGVAVKEGVPPNVLTVTRLPSPQNYLNEGSFSEAAPGPDLTPEQPTVAAVNQSPDGKHTSNLKEKLSPLGREKEQRGRSDPASSKVRERKFSSPTASSSSSPEKPSSSKNTPTKDDSQRKEKLQKKLSLKMCEALDAYSPYRPYRCVHEGCTAAFTIQQNLILHYRAMHQATLPAAKPETEPEMTSIENGEESSPSIGKDNEVRCQVKNCSRVFMGITRLVQHYLLLHKFTRDKATAMMASMTIATFNCDRPDCDLPFTSVEKYIEHIKNYHKEIAITESGSVDTTYKCEYDGCDRIYTTKSNLLRHLIKKHEYVYDPRASDGRRTKSFGLFTESNGKENVENKFKMKKKNSKKKEAKSIEHWTSFGKPTLKSHEEASAMCTKKSALQYPCMIIGCDAVERAERNIFKHYTTHGLTERYIEDQRSQFIFCKKYSRARFKDANKSEGASSSSSEETEPDEAEKSSDEKMDDLMDRASQEDSKLSNDDSAESQASTGTECGVKRGRPRKPARPTPACPERMQSLRNRLTVNSSRENSNPGTPTAQEQHDDVVMSGSFKPLGLEDSFLKFLETSESTHSSKRKSSDKPGAELPSKRQQTHKQRSAMKSKITDEFRGCENLVDFRNPLNLKSVNNVKIVMDKTFSDGADLLLKQLQDMKPMVMIKKWLNSGS